Proteins encoded in a region of the Bubalus bubalis isolate 160015118507 breed Murrah chromosome 9, NDDB_SH_1, whole genome shotgun sequence genome:
- the LOC102403487 gene encoding zinc finger protein 883 isoform X6 → MVAECLRDCSQDSVTFTDVAVYFNQEEWTLLNAFQRKLYRNVMLENYKNLTTAGYQAIKPTLISWLEQDLLKTVERGILQEWEMQLISNDLGIQQDILPEKTSNRVQMTQSHNGQELYDCEHSWKDFSDSDYLYHSTQRRTENGGNSHEYNHYGKSFLILHNESFTGEKCSMFNQYGKAIRLTPDTVYCQSSIQEKALEHRDCGQSFANGSFLQAQVRAQKKKRHDNWNECGRASIQSTSLQAHVPTHTANKHYIYGDSGKVSDATLSHRRHIKTRTVEKPFQCDTCGKAFGSSSYLRIHIRIHTGIKPYKCKRCGKAFVSSSYFQVHSRIHAGIKPYKCKECGKDFSQSSNLTGHMKTHTRDQPYKCKVCGKDFHRSSDLTGHTKTHTGEQLYKCKECGKAFGSSSHLCVHSQIHTGIKIYKCQECGKTFTGSSRLIEHMNTHTGEKPFKCDTCGKTFTQSSCLTKHMKIHTGEKPLKCDICGTTFTQTSYLTQHMRTHTGEKPFKCDKCGKAFAAYSYLSNHFRTHTGEKPFKCDTCGKTFVQSSGLSQHKKTHTGEKPFKCDICGKTFSQSSYLSRHMRTHTGEKPYKCDTCGKGFGFSSILRRHLQSHTGEKTAKCEKCGKTFTRASGLTQHMKTHTGEKPYKCDKCGKAFVDSSCLTKHFRTHTGEKPFKCDKCGKSFAVSSRLTKHFRTHTGEKPFECNTCGKTFTTSLSVTMHK, encoded by the exons GATATCAGGCAATCAAACCCACTTTAATCTCTTGGTTGGAACAAGACTTATTAAAAACTGTGGAGAGAGGAATCCTCCAAG aaTGGGAAATGCAACTTATATCCAATGACTTGGGAATTCAGCAGGATATTTTGCCAGAAAAAACATCAAATAGGGTACAAATG ACACAAAGCCATAATGGACAGGAACTGTATGACTGTGAGCACAGCTGGAAAGACTTCAGTGACAGTGACTACTTGTACCATAGTACACAAAGGAGAACTGAAAATGGAGGCAATTCTCATGAATATAATCATTATGGAAAAAGCTTCCTTATTCTACACAATGAATCCTTTACTGGAGAAAAATGTTCCATGTTTAATCAGTATGGAAAAGCCATCAGGCTGACTCCAGATACTGTGTACTGTCAATCTAGCATACAAGAGAAAGCCTTAGAACACAGAGATTGTGGGCAGTCCTTTGCTAATGGGTCTTTTCTTCAGGCACAAGTGAGagctcagaagaaaaaaagacatgacAATTGGAATGAATGTGGGAGAGCTTCCATTCAGTCAACAAGCCTCCAGGCACATGTACCAACTCACACAGCTAACAAACATTACATATATGGGGATTCTGGAAAAGTCTCCGATGCAACCCTAAGCCATAGACGACATATAAAAACACGCACTGTAGAGAAGCCTTTTCAGTGTGACACATGTGGGAAAGCCTTTGGATCATCCTCATACCTACGCATTCACATACGAATTCACACTGGAATAAAACCCTacaaatgtaagagatgtgggaaAGCATTTGTATCCTCCTCATACTTTCAAGTTCACAGTCGAATTCATGCTGGAATAAAACCCTAcaaatgtaaggaatgtgggaaagACTTCTCTCAATCCTCAAACCTCACTGGACATATGAAAACTCACACTAGAGACCAGCCCTATAAGTGTAAGGTATGTGGGAAAGACTTCCATCGATCCTCAGACCTCACTGGACATACGAAAACTCACACTGGAGAGCAACTGTAtaaatgtaaggaatgtgggaaagcctttgGGTCATCCTCACACCTTTGTGTTCACAGTCAAATTCACACtggaataaaaatatacaaatgtcaaGAATGTGGGAAAACCTTCACTGGTTCCTCTCGCCTTATTGAACACATGAAcactcacactggagagaagcctttTAAGTGTGACACGTGTGGGAAAACCTTCACTCAATCCTCATGCCTtactaaacatatgaaaatacacactggagaaaagcctcTTAAGTGTGACATATGTGGGACAACTTTTACTCAAACTTCATACCTTACTCAGCATATGAGAACACACACTGGAGAGAAGCCGTTTAAGTGTGACAAATGTGGAAAGGCCTTTGCTGCTTACTCATATCTTAGTAACCATTTCAgaactcacactggagagaagcctttTAAGTGTGACACATGTGGGAAAACCTTCGTTCAATCCTCAGGCCTTTCTCAACATAAGAAAACtcacactggagaaaagcctttTAAATGTGACATATGTGGGAAAACCTTCAGTCAATCCTCATACCTTTCTCGGCATATGAGAACacacactggagagaagccttatAAGTGTGACACATGTGGGAAAGGCTTTGGGTTTTCTTCTATTCTTCGTAGACATTTACAGTCTCATACTGGTGAGAAGACTGCTAAATGTGAAAAATGTGGGAAAACCTTCACTCGAGCCTCAGGCCTTACTCAACATATGAAAACacacactggagagaagccttatAAGTGTGACAAATGTGGGAAGGCCTTTGTTGACTCCTCGTGTCTTACTAAACACTTTAGAACacacactggagagaagcctttTAAGTGTGACAAGTGTGGGAAGTCCTTTGCTGTTTCCTCTCGTCTTACCAAACATTTTAgaactcacactggagagaagcctttTGAGTGCAATACATGTGGGAAAACATTTACCACTTCTTTGTCTGTTACCATGCACAAGTGA